The genomic stretch TTCCAGCGGCGGCGGCAGGCTACCGGCGGCGACTTCCTGCAGCTGCATCTGCACCGCGTGGTGACGATCGCGTGTGCGATGCGCGACCGCGACAGCTTCCGTGTCTGGTCGCTCGGCGAGCCGGAGGACGACGAGTGCGGCATGATCCAGCGCTTCTTCGACGGCATCGAGAAATACACGCCGCAGCTCGTCTCGTGGAACGGCGGCGGCTTCGACCTGCCGGTGTTGCACTATCGCGGCCTGATTCACGGCGTGTGCGCGGGGCGCTACTGGGACATGGGCGAGAACGACCGCGACTTCAGGTGGAACAACTACATCAGCCGCTATCACACGCGCCACCTTGACATGATGGACATGCTCGCCCTTTACCAGCCGCGCGCCAACGCACCGCTCGACCAGCTCGCGCAGCTCATGGGGTTCCCGGGCAAGCTCGGCATGGACGGCTCGCGCGTCTGGGAGGCGTATCGGCACGGGGATCTCGCGTCGATCCGGCACTACTGCGAGACCGACGTCGTCAACACCTTCCTGGTTTTCCTCCGCTTCCAGCTCCTGCGCGGCCTGCTGACCGAAGAGCAGTACGGCGAGGACTGTGCGCTCGTGCGCGAGGTG from Betaproteobacteria bacterium encodes the following:
- a CDS encoding 3'-5' exonuclease, with the protein product MIPVLVFDIETIPDVAGLRRLYELAPDMSDDDVAEAAFQRRRQATGGDFLQLHLHRVVTIACAMRDRDSFRVWSLGEPEDDECGMIQRFFDGIEKYTPQLVSWNGGGFDLPVLHYRGLIHGVCAGRYWDMGENDRDFRWNNYISRYHTRHLDMMDMLALYQPRANAPLDQLAQLMGFPGKLGMDGSRVWEAYRHGDLASIRHYCETDVVNTFLVFLRFQLLRGLLTEEQYGEDCALVREVLGRSQAIHWQQFLAAWAA